In the Clostridium cellulovorans 743B genome, GGTAGTAGAATTGCCAATGGAAGAGAAAAAGCTATTAGAGATTCAAGGGAGTGTCCTTGATAGAAATACTATAGGCTATATAGCTGGGGCAGAGGTAAAATATTATGATGAAAATGGTACTGAGGTTGAAAATATATTTCTTTTAAATAGAAAACTGAAAGGATTTTAAGGGGTGAAATTTTATTAATTAGGGGGAGAAAAAGAAACGAAAGAAGAAGTAAGGTAGCTGTTTGAAAAGACTAATAGCTACCCTATTTGTGTTATTTAGTTATTAATAGTATATAATTTTATATTAATTTGTTGGTATAGATATAATAATAACTAGTTCAATTAAACTATTGTCATAATTGGAAATTATTAGTTTACAATTGTTGATTTCTTCAGTTTTTGAGCCATTTATTATATATATATTTTTTATAGTAGCTTCTATAGAAGCATTGTTACTAGGAAGTTCAAGCGCTGAATTTTTCAATGTTTCACCCCCAAATTATTTTAGAAGGGTATATTAAATTTATCGAAGAACCAATTATCATCATATAGACGACGTTTAAAGTAAGCTATACGTTGATTATAAGTATCACTTAAAGTTATTTTATCTAAAATAGCTTTAAAATTAGAGCAATTATGAAGGGAACTAACTATTTTATTGATTCTTTCCTTATTAAAATGACTAAATGCCATACGTAATTTATTGTAATGGAATTCCGTTAGGTCAACATCATAGGGTTGTATTTTTCTAAATTTGTGTCCAACTTTAACAGCAGGATGTACAAAAATTTTATATCCGAAAAGCCAGAGTTTTATAGAAAGTTCTACATCTTCAAAGCCCCAACTATGGAAACCTCGATCAAAGCCGTCTACTGCATCAAAGGTTTCTTTTTTTATAGCCATGCAACCACCAGGAACTAGTGGAACTTCTTTTATATTCAGTGGCTTTTTTAGCCAATATGTTTCAAAGCTCTCATTAAAGCTTTGACCATAGCCTGCAGGACTAGCAGGAGAAAAATGGCCGATACCTGGGCAAATTACACTTACATTTTTATCATTAAAGGCAGATAAAAGAATATTAAGCCAATTTTGGTTCATTGTAATATGAGCATCACAGAAAACTAATATTTCTGAGTTTTCTGCAAAGGTTGCCCCAAGATTTCTTGCTGCGGCTGCTCCTATGCCAGTAGTTTCTATCAATTTTACCTTTGAAAATTTGTTAAAAGGATTTTTCAAAAATTCACAACAATTATCGTTAGAGTTATCATTAATGACGATTATAGTTGATATATACTTAGCTTCAGTTCTATATAAAAACTCTATAGTCTGTTTAACATAAATTCCTTCATTTTTACAGGGGATAATAATCGATGTTTTAGTCAATTTTGAATTATTCATAGTTTAAATTATCATAGTCTTCATTGTAATCTTCTGGACAATGAGTACCTTTTATGGTTTGTATTGAAGCTTTATTTATAAAGCAATCTAGATAGAGTATTTTTAATATAATTTTATCTCCAGGATACACAGGACCTAAAAGAAATTGGCCATTTTCATCGGTTATTGCATGACCTAAAGGTTCTAAATTGGAGGAGGTTTCAGGGTCAGCCGTAGCACTCCTTAATTTAAAAAACTTAACTACAGAGCAAGGTGCGGGTTTTCCATCAGGAAAACGAACTGTTCCAAGTATTACTTTTCTATAGTCATGTTGTAAGAAAAAATCCATGTCTAATTGATCAGTACTTGATTTTTCATAGCCTTTAGGAACATCAATAATAAAACGGTTTATTTGATAATCCATACCTTACACTTCCTTTATACTTTTTATTACATAATCCACGTCTTCATCGGACATGCCGGGATAAAGAGGAATTGTGATAATGTCCTCATATATTTTTTCTGTAATTGGACAAATTCCTTTTGAATAGCCTAGTGATTGATAATATGGATGATAATAAACTGGAATATAGTGAACATTTACTCCAAGGTTTAAGTTTGAAAGTTTATTAAATATCTCATTTCTGTTTTTCCCTATAGATGAAGGCTTCAATTTTAAGATATATATATGATAGGAGGATTTTGAATTTTCTATTTGAAAAGGAATAGTAACTTTATCTCTAAAAGAATTTTCTGAAAAAGCTTTATTATAGATGGTTGCTATTTCACGCCTTCTTTTAATAAAAGTATCCAGTTTTTTTAGCTGTGAAATTCCTAAGGCAGCCTGAATATCACTTAAGCGGTAATTGTAACCTAAAAGTTGTTGTTCATAAAACCAAGTTCCATGAGTTTTATCCATAAGAAGCTTTGGGGAGCGGGTGATACCGTGACTTCTAAAGAGCAGGAGTTTTTCATAGAGTTTAGGATTATTTGTACAAATCATTCCTCCTTCGGCAGTTGTAATGTGTTTTACAGGATGGAAGGAGAAGGTGGTCATATCAGCTATACTTCCAACCTTGTGCCAAGTTTTTTTTGAATCCATTATTTCAGCACCAAGACTATGAGCTGCATCTTCAATAAAAATTAAATCGTGCTTTTCTGCTAGTGCTTTTATTTTAAATAATTCTGCTGGTTGACCTGCAAAATCTACTGCTATAAGTGCTTTTGTTTTGTTTGTAATTTTCTTTTCTATTTCTTGAGGATCTATATTATAAGTATCTGCGTTGATATCAGCAAATATAGGCTTTCCTCCAAGATAAAGGATGCTGTTGGAGGTAGCTGCAAATGTTAAGGGAGTAGTAATGACTTCATCACCTGTATTAATATCAGCAGCATAGCAGGCAGCATGAAGGGCGGCAGTTCCATTGGCTATGGCAACAGTATATTTACAGCCTACATAAGCTGCAACTTTTTCTTCGAATTCTTGGATCTTGGGCCCAGTGGTTAGATAATCACTTTTTAATACTTCAACTACTGCTTGAATATCTTCTTCATCGATACATTGACGTCCATAAGGTATATATGGATGCTTCAATATTTTCACCTTCTTTAATAGAACTTATAATACTCTGTTAGATACCTATAAGCTTCACCAGTTTTTATAATTGGTGGTGTAATAGCTTTTTTAAGAACAATATTTTCAAAAGCATATATAACGTCGTTAAAGCCAAAGGTCGCTCTCATAAAAGCTGTGCTAGAGTATCTTGGATTAATTTCAAAAATATAAGGCGGGGAATTTTTTTGTTTTCTTAATTGAATATTTATGGAGTTACTTATATTTAGCTTTAGTGCGACATTTTTGCATAAATCATCTATTTCTTTATCAAAAATCACCTTTACAGTATCACTTCTGCCATCTTTTAAGGTTCTTTCAAGGGTAATTACATGTATTTCATTTGTAAAAGAATCTCTATATACTCCGTTTGTATACTCAATCCCAGAAATATACTCTTGGATCATATAGCTATTGTCTAGATTGTTAATGTTATTTAATTCTTTTGGGTCTTGAATTATGTGAAGATTCTTCGAACCACAATCACAAATCTTTTTTAATACAAAAGGATATTTAAAATTCTTTAATAACTTATTTTGTGAAATGGTATTATCGTATACCACTGAATGTGGGGAAGGAAAGTTGTTATTTTTTAAAAATTCCATTGTCTTATATTTATCTCTGCAAAGATTGATTACTTCAAGTGAGGGTATAGCCATACGGCATTTAAGATTATCATCTAGTTCATGGTAATTGTCGCATATATAAAAAAGCTCTGGTTCACTACAAAGATAAATCAAATCAATTGATTCATAAAAAGCAAATTTATTTATCCATTCTGTAAATAATGTATTTTCAGCCTTAGGTATAACGTGAAAGCTATCACAAAATAGAGGGTGAAGTGGATAGTTATTGCAATCTGTTCCCCAGACTTTTATGTTATAGTTTGAGCCACGCAAGGCTTTGCATACAGCTTGACCTAAATCACCTCCAATAGAGGTAACTAAAACATTGTATTCAGTCATAATAAATCCTTCCTTTATAGGTGTAAAAGCCACAGAGTCAATTACACTGAAAAATTAGTTCTGGATAATACAACTGGAGTTATATTACTCACAATAATTAGTATATGTAACTGAATAAATTTAGTGTGCATAGACTAATTTTATAATTGAAACAGATATATTTAATTTGTTATTTTGGGAATCTAAGGGTAAGGGGGCAGTTGTAATGGAAAAGATTTTAGTAATAGCAGCTCATCCTGATGATGAAATTTTAGGTTGTGGTGGTACGATTAGAAGATTGATTAATGAGGGGAATGAAGTTTATTCATTGATTTTATCTGATGGTACTACTTCTAGGCACGATAATATCAACTGCCAGGTAGACAAAGAAATTGAGGAAAGACATCAAGATAGTTTATTAGCAAATAAACTTATAGGATATAAAGATACTTTCTTTTGTAAGTTTACCGATAACAGTTTCGACCAAGAGGGGCTACTTAACATAGTTAAATTAGTTGAAAAATATGTATCTCAAATTAAACCTTCTATTATTTTTACACATCATTATGGAGATTTAAATATTGACCATCAAATAACCTTTGAAGCAGTTGAAACAGCTACAAGACCAATGGAGGATTGTCCAGTTAGAGAAATATACTGCTTTGAAACTTTTTCCGCTACAGAATGGAATTTTCTAAATAAAGATAGGTTTAATCCTAATTATTTTGTTAATATCGAAAGAACAATAAAGGATAAAATGGAAGCTATGAAATGTTATAAATCAGAATTGCGTAGATATCCTCATCCTCGCTCTTTAGAGGGATTAGAGGTGGCTGCTAAAAGATGGGGTATAGTAGTTGGCTGCAGTTACGCGGAAGCTTTTGAATTAATAAGAAAGATAGTTATTTAATTTAAGATATTTTTAAACACGGAAGAAATTATTAATGTATATCTTCCGTGCTTTCTATATTTTCACTGTAGAACTTTAGGAGTGGACTGTTGTTTATCCCCAATAAGTTGAAAATCAAAACTTATATCAGAACTAGAAGGGCTTACTTGATGAATTTCTACAGCTATTACGTTATCTCCGTTTTTAAGATAGCTTGTGTCGATTATAGCTTTTTCAAGAGAAATTTCATCTATTCCATCTAAAGCGTTGAGGGCTAAAGTATTGTATTCAATTGTACCAGATGGCATGTTAGTTCTATACACCTCTTTACCATTTAGATATACAACAGCTCCATCATCCTTTCGGATTCGAAGTATCAAACTTTTATATATTGAGGTATTACCAATAGTAAAATGTTTTCTAAAATAGGTTGTTATATATTTTTTATAAACATTAGGGCCATAACTTATAACTGTAGACTCACCTCCATCTCCATAACCTAGTTCTGCAAGTCCAGAAGGCCATGAAGAATCGTGAAAATTAAGCTCTCTCCAGGAGGTCTTAAGGTCAGAACCCTTATCAAAATACTTCCATGATGCACCAAGAGGAATTAATATATCTGTCATAGTATCAGGAGCATGGTCTACAGTAGATGGATATATAGAACAACTATCAATAAGGTTGTTTTCCTTATCGTATACTTGCATAGAAACTCCACTATTCTTTATGTCTAAAACGCAATAATGGTATAGTCCAAGAGGACCAATTATGGCATTTTCTGCATTAGTAATGTGTGCATTTAGTGAAGAACCTGC is a window encoding:
- a CDS encoding glycosyltransferase, translated to MNNSKLTKTSIIIPCKNEGIYVKQTIEFLYRTEAKYISTIIVINDNSNDNCCEFLKNPFNKFSKVKLIETTGIGAAAARNLGATFAENSEILVFCDAHITMNQNWLNILLSAFNDKNVSVICPGIGHFSPASPAGYGQSFNESFETYWLKKPLNIKEVPLVPGGCMAIKKETFDAVDGFDRGFHSWGFEDVELSIKLWLFGYKIFVHPAVKVGHKFRKIQPYDVDLTEFHYNKLRMAFSHFNKERINKIVSSLHNCSNFKAILDKITLSDTYNQRIAYFKRRLYDDNWFFDKFNIPF
- the pseC gene encoding UDP-4-amino-4,6-dideoxy-N-acetyl-beta-L-altrosamine transaminase, which translates into the protein MKHPYIPYGRQCIDEEDIQAVVEVLKSDYLTTGPKIQEFEEKVAAYVGCKYTVAIANGTAALHAACYAADINTGDEVITTPLTFAATSNSILYLGGKPIFADINADTYNIDPQEIEKKITNKTKALIAVDFAGQPAELFKIKALAEKHDLIFIEDAAHSLGAEIMDSKKTWHKVGSIADMTTFSFHPVKHITTAEGGMICTNNPKLYEKLLLFRSHGITRSPKLLMDKTHGTWFYEQQLLGYNYRLSDIQAALGISQLKKLDTFIKRRREIATIYNKAFSENSFRDKVTIPFQIENSKSSYHIYILKLKPSSIGKNRNEIFNKLSNLNLGVNVHYIPVYYHPYYQSLGYSKGICPITEKIYEDIITIPLYPGMSDEDVDYVIKSIKEV
- a CDS encoding ATP-grasp domain-containing protein, with the translated sequence MTEYNVLVTSIGGDLGQAVCKALRGSNYNIKVWGTDCNNYPLHPLFCDSFHVIPKAENTLFTEWINKFAFYESIDLIYLCSEPELFYICDNYHELDDNLKCRMAIPSLEVINLCRDKYKTMEFLKNNNFPSPHSVVYDNTISQNKLLKNFKYPFVLKKICDCGSKNLHIIQDPKELNNINNLDNSYMIQEYISGIEYTNGVYRDSFTNEIHVITLERTLKDGRSDTVKVIFDKEIDDLCKNVALKLNISNSINIQLRKQKNSPPYIFEINPRYSSTAFMRATFGFNDVIYAFENIVLKKAITPPIIKTGEAYRYLTEYYKFY
- a CDS encoding PIG-L deacetylase family protein is translated as MEKILVIAAHPDDEILGCGGTIRRLINEGNEVYSLILSDGTTSRHDNINCQVDKEIEERHQDSLLANKLIGYKDTFFCKFTDNSFDQEGLLNIVKLVEKYVSQIKPSIIFTHHYGDLNIDHQITFEAVETATRPMEDCPVREIYCFETFSATEWNFLNKDRFNPNYFVNIERTIKDKMEAMKCYKSELRRYPHPRSLEGLEVAAKRWGIVVGCSYAEAFELIRKIVI
- a CDS encoding metallophosphoesterase family protein, whose product is MESSFRIVVLADSSRPSVAINIPMLRTLLSNIKGMSLQPNLIFFVGDMVYGGSKVNEQLEEWKRIFQEYYPLSMLYPVLGSHENNEAAFSNAFPYLPNEQLQSYQRSVYYVDYDNTRFIILNSDRTAKNYSYTIRAEQREWLRNLLAGSDKKYHFVFFHVPAFPTGHHYGESLDGSPADRNALWSILDEYKVTAVFVGHEHNYCRRLIDKTFSTNDFPIKNSIYQITTGGAGSSLNAHITNAENAIIGPLGLYHYCVLDIKNSGVSMQVYDKENNLIDSCSIYPSTVDHAPDTMTDILIPLGASWKYFDKGSDLKTSWRELNFHDSSWPSGLAELGYGDGGESTVISYGPNVYKKYITTYFRKHFTIGNTSIYKSLILRIRKDDGAVVYLNGKEVYRTNMPSGTIEYNTLALNALDGIDEISLEKAIIDTSYLKNGDNVIAVEIHQVSPSSSDISFDFQLIGDKQQSTPKVLQ